From a region of the Candida albicans SC5314 chromosome 1, complete sequence genome:
- the COQ6 gene encoding putative N,N-dimethylaniline monooxygenase (Ortholog(s) have oxidoreductase activity, acting on paired donors, with incorporation or reduction of molecular oxygen, reduced flavin or flavoprotein as one donor, and incorporation of one atom of oxygen activity) has product MISRFVRTLATSAKFQDVVIIGGGPAGLTLLAALKTSPKTKHLQCTLIEGSSLDNVRKFHNDPPADYTNRVISLTPKSIEFMQNKVGSWDFIHEDRVKAYDGIIAYDSQDANSRIEFDISTIGQSTLAAMCEVINIQSSLLAKIESLQDKSTTIKDNTKVVEIVNPIEPDLDNHNLTEIDTNVSDPKLDWPIVKLENGETIQTRLLVGADGYNSPVRKYAHIESRGWQYNTFGVVATVKLQYEDFRAVGWQRFLTTGPLAILPLSEDNATIVWSSTPELADLLLKVNEKIFPHLVTAAMVLEEVDLNYIYSVLQEDPNDFSVLKDIEWRLSKFNPEELEERYPLPVVDVLSGSRARFPLKMSHADTYVAPRVALVGDAAHTIHPLAGQGLNMGQSDVAALVEALEKGIDRGMDIGSTLVLENYVANAWPSNHALLGICDKLHKIFSTDFYPLVWARGFGMKSINSFGAIKELMMKSISGR; this is encoded by the coding sequence ATGATTTCGAGATTTGTCAGAACTTTAGCAACGTCGGCCAAGTTTCAGGATGTTGTGATCATTGGAGGAGGACCTGCAGGTTTAACGTTACTAGCAGCATTGAAAACTTCCCCCAAAACTAAGCATTTGCAATGTACACTTATTGAGGGTTCTTCATTGGACAATGTTCGAAAATTTCATAACGATCCACCAGCAGACTATACAAATCGAGTGATTTCTCTTActccaaaatcaattgaatttatgCAGAATAAAGTTGGGAGTTGGGATTTTATCCATGAAGACAGAGTAAAAGCGTATGATGGGATCATAGCTTATGATTCACAAGACGCAAACTCGAGAATTGAGTTTGATATTAGTACAATCGGACAAAGCACGTTAGCAGCAATGTGTGAGGTTATTAATATACAGAGCTCATTGTTGGCTAAAATTGAAAGCCTCCAAGATAAATCAACTACCATTAAGGATAACACCAAGGTTGTGGAGATTGTTAACCCAATAGAACCAGATTTGGATAATCACAACTTGACTGAAATAGATACCAATGTTAGTGATCCTAAATTGGATTGGCCAATTGTCAAACTAGAAAACGGAGAAACAATACAAACGCGGTTATTGGTGGGGGCAGACGGGTATAATTCTCCTGTGCGTAAATATGCCCATATTGAGTCAAGAGGCTGGCAATACAATACCTTTGGTGTTGTTGCTACAGTGAAATTGCAATACGAAGATTTCAGAGCAGTGGGATGGCAAAGGTTTTTGACTACAGGCCCCTTGGCTATCTTACCGTTAAGTGAAGACAATGCCACTATTGTTTGGTCCAGCACTCCGGAATTAGCTGACTTGCTTTTGAAagtaaatgaaaaaatattccCACATCTTGTAACTGCTGCAATGGTGTTGGAAGAAGTTGACTTGAACTACATTTACAGTGTGTTGCAAGAAGATCCAAATGATTTTTCTGTATTAAAGGACATTGAATGGCGATTATCCAAATTCAATCCCgaagaattggaagaaCGATACCCATTACCAGTTGTTGATGTATTGAGTGGCTCCCGTGCTAGATTCCCATTGAAAATGTCTCATGCTGATACTTATGTTGCTCCAAGAGTAGCATTAGTCGGAGATGCTGCACATACGATACATCCATTAGCTGGTCAAGGATTGAACATGGGACAATCAGACGTGGCTGCTTTGGTTGAAGCTTTGGAAAAAGGGATTGATCGAGGTATGGATATCGGTTCAACTTTGGTTTTAGAAAATTACGTTGCTAATGCTTGGCCCTCAAATCATGCCTTGCTAGGCATCTGCGATAAACTACACAAAATATTCTCAACTGATTTTTACCCGTTGGTGTGGGCAAGAGGATTTGGGATGAAATCTATAAATTCATTTGGTGCTATTAAAGAGTTAATGATGAAAAGCATCAGTGGAAGATAG
- the SUA71 gene encoding transcription factor TFIIB (Transcription factor TFIIB; required for transcription initiation and start site selection by RNA polymerase II; downregulated during planktonic growth, whereas related SUA72 is induced; induced by Tbf1; rat catheter, Spider biofilm induced), whose protein sequence is MSPSTSTAVQEYIGPNLNVTLTCPECKIFPPDLVERFSEGDIVCGSCGLVLSDRVVDTRSEWRTFSNDDQNGDDPSRVGDAGNPLLDTEDLSTMISYAPDSTKAGRELSRAQSKSLVDKKDNALAAAYIKISQMCDGYQLPKIVSDGAKEVYKMVYDEKPLRGKSQESIMAASIFIGCRKANVARSFKEIWALTNVPRKEIGKVFKIMDKIIREKNAANPNAAYYGQDSIQTTQTSAEDLIRRFCSHLGVNTQVTNGAEYIARRCKEVGVLAGRSPTTIAATVIYMASLVFGFDLPPSKISDKTGVSDGTIKTSYKYMYEEKEQLIDPSWIESGKVKLEKIPKN, encoded by the coding sequence ATGTCGCCATCAACATCTACGGCAGTACAGGAGTATATTGGACCAAACTTGAATGTTACATTAACATGTCCTGAGTGTAAGATATTTCCACCTGATTTGGTAGAGAGGTTCAGCGAAGGTGACATTGTCTGTGGCAGTTGTGGGCTAGTATTGAGTGATCGTGTTGTGGATACGAGATCAGAATGGAGAACTTTCAGTAACGATGACCAAAATGGTGATGATCCTTCTCGTGTTGGTGATGCAGGTAACCCTTTATTAGACACAGAAGACTTGTCCACAATGATTTCTTATGCTCCTGATAGTACCAAAGCAGGAAGAGAGTTAAGCCGAGCCCAATCTAAATCTCTAGTCGATAAAAAAGACAATGCATTGGCTGCAGCATATATCAAGATTTCTCAAATGTGCGATGGTTATCAATTGCCTAAAATAGTTCTGGATGGGGCCAAGGAAGTCTACAAAATGGTTTATGACGAGAAACCATTGCGAGGAAAATCACAAGAGAGTATCATGGCAGCTTCTATCTTTATTGGTTGCAGAAAGGCCAATGTTGCTCGTTCATTCAAAGAGATATGGGCTTTGACTAATGTGCCTCGTAAGGAAATTGGTAAAGTGTTCAAGATCATGGACAAGATCATTCGTGAAAAGAATGCAGCCAACCCTAATGCTGCATACTACGGTCAAGACAGTATTCAAACCACCCAAACTTCGGCCGAGGATTTGATTAGAAGATTCTGTTCTCACTTGGGTGTTAACACACAAGTTACAAATGGTGCGGAATACATAGCCAGAAGATGTAAGGAAGTCGGGGTTTTAGCAGGTAGATCGCCAACTACAATTGCTGCAACTGTAATTTACATGGCTTCACTAGTGTTTGGATTTGACTTACCTCCATCCAAGATATCTGATAAAACTGGTGTCAGTGATGGTACTATCAAAACTTCATACAAGTACATGTACGAGGAGaaagaacaattgattgatcCATCTTGGATAGAAAGTGGTAAAgtaaaattggaaaaaataccaaaaaaCTAA
- a CDS encoding uncharacterized protein (ORF added to Assembly 21 based on comparative genome analysis; overlaps orf19.3059.2, which is annotated as a blocked reading frame), producing the protein MFAVSAISLLFVGFILFVLFVLTCMYNCLMQI; encoded by the coding sequence ATGTTTGCTGTTTCTGCAATAAGTTTACTTTTTGTGGGTTTCATATTATTTGTCCTCTTTGTTTTAACATGTATGTATAACTGCCTCATGCAGATTTAG